In a genomic window of Brassica rapa cultivar Chiifu-401-42 chromosome A10, CAAS_Brap_v3.01, whole genome shotgun sequence:
- the LOC103848253 gene encoding cyclin-A3-2: protein MTQQEICVRVKRAAAKRKAMATEEERVTRKRVVLGELLNLSNVTNLNQKREIVKPTKSLGAKQRKAAPVALAAVEFRSDIDARSDDPKMCGPYVSDIYDYLREMEVKPKNRPLPDYIEKVQKDVTPTMRGVLVDWLVEVAEEYKLLPETLYLTVSYIDRFLSLKTVNKQRLQLVGVSAMLIASKYEEISPPKVDDFCYITDNTFSKQDVVKMEADILLALQFEMGRPTVNSFIRRFTRVAQEDFNVPHLQLEPLSCYLSELSILDYKAVKFVPSMLAASAVFLARFIIRPKQHPWNQMLEEYTKYKAADLQECVGIIHDLYLSRRGGALQAVRDKYKHHKFQCVATLPVSPELPVTFWEDVTI from the exons ATGACGCAGCAAGAGATCTGCGTGAGGGTAAAGAGAGCGGCGGCGAAGAGAAAGGCTATGGCCACGGAGGAGGAACGTGTCACCAGGAAGAGAGTGGTTCTTGGCGAGCTTCTGAATCTCTCCAACGTCACGAATCTCAATCAGAAGAGAGAGATCGTTAAACCCACCAAGAGTCTTGGAGCGAAGCAGAGAAAGGCTGCTCCTGTGGCTTTGGCTGCCGTGGAGTTTCGATCTGACATTGATGCTCGATCTGATGATCCTAAGATGTGTGGACCTTATGTCTCCGACATCTACGACTATCTCCGTGAGATGGAG GTGAAGCCAAAGAACAGACCTTTACCTGATTACATCGAAAAGGTTCAGAAAGATGTGACACCAACCATGAGAGGTGTTttggttgattggttagttgaAGTTGCTGAAGAGTACAAGCTCTTGCCTGAAACACTCTATCTCACTGTCTCTTACATAGATCGCTTCTTGTCCTTAAAGACTGTCAACAAACAGAGGCTTCAACTTGTTGGAGTATCTGCAATGCTTATTGCCTC GAAGTATGAAGAGATAAGTCCTCCCAAAGTAGATGATTTCTGTTACATCACTGATAATACATTCTCGAAACAAGATGTGGTGAAGATGGAGGCAGATATACTTCTTGCCCTTCAGTTTGAAATGGGAAGGCCTACAGTCAACTCTTTCATAAG ACGGTTCACAAGGGTTGCTCAAGAAGATTTCAAT GTGCCACACTTGCAGCTAGAGCCACTATCTTGCTACTTATCAGAGTTGAGTATATTAGATTACAAAGCAGTGAAGTTTGTGCCATCTATGTTGGCTGCTTCTGCTGTCTTTCTTGCTCGGTTCATCATCCGTCCAAAACAACATCCTTGG AACCAGATGTTAGAAGAATACACAAAGTACAAAGCAGCTGATCTACAAGAGTGTGTTGGAATCATACATGACTTGTATCTGAGCAGAAGAGGAGGTGCTTTACAAGCTGTAAGAGATAAATACAAGCACCACAAG TTCCAGTGTGTTGCGACCTTGCCTGTATCACCAGAGCTGCCAGTTACCTTTTGGGAGGATGTGACCATTTGA
- the LOC103848252 gene encoding WPP domain-containing protein 2: MAETAETINTTVSHPQPESEDSTTLSATADQTSDETSKAADLKKEESVAETKPGSISLRIWPPTQKTRDAVLNRLIETLSTESILSKRYGTLNSDEASAVAKSIEEEAYGVASSAVSDDDDGIKILEVYSKEISKRMLETVKDRSAATAGNGNNEAVEDATDATKE; the protein is encoded by the coding sequence ATGGCAGAAACCGCCGAAACAATCAACACCACCGTCTCGCATCCGCAGCCTGAATCAGAAGACTCCACCACATTGTCCGCCACGGCGGATCAGACATCGGATGAAACCTCAAAAGCCGCAGATCTGAAGAAGGAAGAATCAGTCGCGGAGACGAAGCCAGGATCCATCTCGCTCCGCATTTGGCCGCCGACGCAGAAAACTCGCGACGCCGTCTTGAACCGCCTGATCGAGACGCTATCCACCGAGTCCATCCTCTCCAAGAGATACGGAACGCTCAACTCCGACGAAGCTTCCGCCGTCGCGAAATCCATCGAGGAGGAAGCGTACGGCGTCGCATCGAGCGCTGTGTCCGACGATGACGATGGGATCAAGATCCTTGAGGTTTATTCCAAGGAGATTAGTAAAAGGATGCTTGAGACGGTGAAAGATCGATCTGCAGCCACCGCCGGAAACGGAAACAACGAAGCGGTGGAGGATGCGACGGACGCTACGAAAGAGTGA